A genomic stretch from Edaphobacter aggregans includes:
- a CDS encoding cysteine hydrolase family protein encodes MKIAFDPPHTALLAMDCQTGIVSVYATSNDDFIMRASGALTAARTAGMLIIQVQVGFRPGLPEVSSHNKSFAAVKSSKPHQEFFQGTSGAIHPALGPEPTDIIVTKHRVSAFVGTDLEMLLRANEIETIVLFGIATSGVVLSTLLQASDADYRLVVIADCCADLDMELHRTLLERFFPTRAEVITTEEFRDCLNCTN; translated from the coding sequence ATGAAAATCGCCTTTGACCCTCCTCACACTGCCCTGCTCGCCATGGATTGCCAGACTGGCATCGTGTCGGTCTATGCGACGTCGAACGACGATTTCATCATGCGAGCCTCGGGCGCCCTGACCGCGGCTCGGACAGCGGGGATGCTCATTATTCAGGTTCAGGTGGGATTTCGGCCAGGCCTGCCAGAGGTCAGCAGTCACAATAAGTCATTCGCGGCAGTCAAGTCTTCCAAGCCACACCAGGAGTTCTTTCAGGGCACCTCCGGCGCGATTCACCCGGCACTTGGGCCGGAGCCTACGGACATTATCGTGACAAAGCATCGGGTCAGCGCGTTTGTGGGAACAGATCTCGAAATGCTACTTCGCGCGAACGAGATTGAGACGATTGTCTTGTTCGGCATCGCGACGAGTGGGGTCGTACTCTCGACTTTGCTGCAGGCCAGCGATGCGGACTACCGACTCGTCGTGATTGCGGATTGCTGCGCGGATTTGGACATGGAGCTCCACAGGACGCTACTGGAGCGGTTCTTTCCCACGCGAGCGGAAGTGATCACTACCGAAGAATTTCGCGACTGCCTGAACTGTACAAATTGA